The Bacillus vallismortis genome window below encodes:
- a CDS encoding WecB/TagA/CpsF family glycosyltransferase: MQTKPINQLDFVDGELTSFVSHLETSYLDQNRGAFIVTANPEIGFEAMQNPRYEAVLSSADFILPDGIGVVMVSKLIGKPLQSRIAGYDLFTSLLDKANQKKKRVFFYGAAKHVIAQTIERVERDYPGIEIAGYSDGYVKDQREVADQIAAANPDMVFVALGYPNQEFFIHQYRHLFPQAVAAGLGGSFDVFSGNVKRAPSFFIRFHLEWMYRLITNPARWRRMLSIPKYVTAVLKHERAAAKPQYTGQVKDQSRHL; encoded by the coding sequence ATGCAAACAAAACCCATTAATCAATTAGATTTTGTAGACGGTGAACTAACTTCATTTGTATCACATTTAGAAACGTCATATTTGGACCAAAATAGAGGTGCGTTCATCGTAACAGCGAATCCTGAAATCGGATTTGAAGCGATGCAGAATCCGCGTTATGAAGCGGTTCTTTCGTCTGCTGATTTTATTTTGCCGGATGGCATTGGTGTTGTGATGGTTTCGAAGTTAATCGGGAAGCCGCTTCAATCCAGAATTGCCGGTTATGATTTGTTTACGTCGCTGTTGGATAAAGCAAATCAAAAGAAAAAGCGGGTTTTCTTTTACGGTGCGGCTAAGCATGTCATTGCACAGACAATTGAGCGCGTCGAACGTGATTATCCAGGGATTGAAATTGCCGGATACTCTGACGGCTATGTGAAGGATCAACGTGAGGTGGCGGACCAGATTGCGGCCGCAAATCCAGATATGGTATTTGTTGCGTTAGGTTATCCTAATCAGGAGTTCTTTATCCATCAATACCGCCATTTATTCCCTCAGGCTGTTGCTGCAGGGCTGGGCGGAAGCTTTGATGTGTTCAGCGGCAATGTCAAAAGAGCGCCGTCATTTTTTATCCGTTTCCATCTTGAATGGATGTACAGGCTGATCACCAATCCTGCGCGCTGGAGAAGAATGCTGAGCATTCCTAAGTATGTTACAGCCGTGCTGAAGCATGAACGAGCTGCAGCAAAGCCGCAATATACGGGGCAGGTCAAAGATCAGTCACGCCATCTGTAA
- a CDS encoding CDP-glycerol glycerophosphotransferase family protein encodes MKTFLTRIVKGVFSTSYKLLSALLPVQHNKVVIASYREDHLSDNFKGVYEKLKQDPSLRITLLLRKMDKGLIGRAAYLLHLFSSLYHLATCRVLLLDDYYFPLYVVPKRKETVAIQLWHACGAFKKFGYSIVDKPFGPSSDYLKIVPVHSNYDYAVVSAPDAVPHFAEAFQMEQKQILPLGIPRTDYFYHKDHIRHVLDEFHRVYPELKHKKKLLYAPTFRGSGHHQEGDATPLDLLQLKSALNHKDYVVMLHLHPYMRKHAHTEEDDFVLDLTDSYSLYDLMAISDGLITDYSSVIFEYSLLKRPMYFYCPDLEDYLEERDFYYPFESFVPGPISKDVPSLVHDIESDHEADTKRIEAFSQTFITHQDGKSSERVADFISSFLTSGAD; translated from the coding sequence GTGAAAACATTCCTTACACGAATCGTAAAAGGAGTATTCAGCACCTCTTATAAACTATTGAGCGCCTTATTGCCAGTACAGCACAACAAAGTTGTCATCGCTTCCTATCGTGAAGATCATTTAAGTGATAATTTTAAAGGTGTTTATGAAAAGCTGAAGCAAGATCCGTCTCTTCGCATCACCCTGCTTTTACGCAAGATGGATAAGGGGCTGATCGGACGAGCTGCATATTTGCTTCATCTTTTCAGCTCGTTATATCACCTTGCCACATGTCGTGTGCTTTTGTTAGATGATTATTATTTTCCTTTGTATGTTGTGCCAAAACGAAAGGAAACTGTCGCCATCCAGCTTTGGCATGCTTGCGGCGCGTTTAAAAAATTCGGCTACAGCATTGTGGACAAGCCGTTTGGTCCTTCTTCTGATTACCTGAAGATTGTTCCCGTGCATTCTAACTATGATTATGCTGTTGTCAGTGCACCTGATGCCGTGCCGCATTTTGCCGAAGCTTTTCAAATGGAGCAAAAGCAGATTTTGCCGCTTGGCATTCCAAGAACGGATTATTTTTATCATAAGGATCATATTCGCCATGTACTGGATGAGTTTCATCGGGTTTATCCGGAACTTAAGCATAAGAAAAAGCTTTTGTATGCTCCTACTTTTAGAGGCAGCGGACATCATCAAGAGGGTGACGCTACCCCGCTTGATCTGCTACAATTAAAATCGGCGCTAAACCATAAAGATTATGTCGTGATGCTCCATCTTCATCCGTATATGCGCAAGCATGCGCACACGGAAGAGGATGATTTTGTGCTGGATTTAACCGATTCGTACTCTTTGTACGATTTGATGGCAATCTCCGATGGGCTGATAACCGATTATTCTTCAGTCATTTTCGAATACAGCCTGCTGAAACGTCCGATGTATTTTTACTGCCCGGATTTAGAAGACTACTTGGAAGAACGTGATTTCTACTATCCGTTTGAATCGTTTGTTCCCGGGCCGATTTCGAAAGATGTTCCATCGCTTGTACACGATATCGAGAGTGATCACGAGGCTGATACGAAGCGGATTGAGGCTTTTTCGCAAACATTTATTACCCATCAGGACGGCAAATCTTCAGAGCGAGTAGCCGATTTTATTTCATCATTTTTAACATCTGGTGCCGATTAG
- a CDS encoding 2-C-methyl-D-erythritol 4-phosphate cytidylyltransferase yields the protein MIYAEILAGGKGSRMGNVNMPKQFLPLNKRPIIIHTVEKFLLNDRFDKILIVSPKEWINHTKDILKKFMGPNDRLVVVEGGSDRNESIMSGIRYIEKEFGIQDDDVIITHDSVRPFLTHRIIDENIDAVLQYGAVDTVISAIDTIIASEDQEFISDIPVRDNMYQGQTPQSFRISKLVELYNKLSDEQKAVLTDACKICSLAGEKVKLVRGEVFNIKVTTPYDLKVANAILQERISQ from the coding sequence ATGATTTATGCTGAGATTCTAGCCGGTGGAAAAGGTTCCCGCATGGGGAACGTCAATATGCCAAAACAGTTTTTGCCGTTAAATAAACGCCCTATTATCATTCATACGGTTGAAAAGTTTTTATTAAATGACCGTTTTGATAAGATTTTAATCGTTTCACCTAAAGAGTGGATTAACCATACAAAAGACATTTTAAAAAAATTCATGGGGCCTAATGATCGCCTGGTTGTCGTTGAAGGCGGCAGCGACCGTAATGAGTCTATTATGAGCGGCATCCGCTATATTGAAAAAGAATTCGGCATTCAGGATGATGACGTGATCATTACTCATGATTCTGTGCGTCCATTTCTGACTCATCGCATTATTGATGAAAATATTGATGCGGTTCTTCAATACGGTGCGGTGGATACTGTGATCTCTGCCATTGATACGATTATTGCTTCAGAAGACCAGGAATTCATTTCTGATATCCCTGTCCGCGATAACATGTACCAAGGGCAAACCCCGCAAAGCTTTCGGATCAGCAAATTGGTCGAGCTTTATAACAAGCTGTCAGATGAACAAAAAGCTGTCCTGACTGACGCATGTAAGATCTGTTCGTTAGCAGGTGAAAAAGTGAAGCTGGTCCGCGGTGAAGTCTTTAATATTAAAGTAACGACACCATATGACTTAAAAGTGGCTAATGCCATTTTACAGGAGCGAATTTCACAATGA
- a CDS encoding CDP-glycerol glycerophosphotransferase family protein — MKSWIALFYYLFIKTIGTLLFWVKPGNEVTLLVSFPDNARALLKEYQKGHFSFPIHVLLTQHAKSLEKEFPSLTVSVINEKHPLHICKAVFSMLSSKTVIVDNYFILTTVLASRSEIECIQVWHANGAFKRFGLKDINTQNRSRSDISRFRKVYASFDRIVVGSEHMADIFKESFDIKGDPFLRFGVPLTDAYNETRESSNDLKSKYHLPAEKKIILYAPTFRDRQFESFSLPFSEKQLQHELKEEYLLAVKLHPVMKQSAELPEDSAWIKDVSALPLADLLKMSDLLISDYSSVPFEFALLDKPILFYTYDLEDYNRTRGLIRNYAEVIPGVPCCDSGMLLDQLKDMDKLQSEVERFSREWNEYSRGNASKQLLSYINEKLY; from the coding sequence TTGAAATCCTGGATTGCGTTATTTTATTATTTGTTCATCAAAACCATTGGCACATTGCTGTTTTGGGTCAAACCGGGCAATGAAGTGACGCTTCTGGTTTCCTTTCCTGATAATGCCCGTGCACTATTAAAGGAATACCAGAAGGGACACTTTTCATTTCCCATTCATGTGCTGCTGACCCAGCATGCCAAGTCGCTGGAAAAAGAATTTCCTTCACTTACTGTTTCGGTTATTAACGAAAAACACCCGCTTCATATATGTAAAGCGGTCTTTTCTATGCTGAGCAGTAAGACTGTGATTGTTGATAACTATTTTATTTTGACGACCGTTCTGGCCAGCAGGTCTGAGATCGAGTGTATCCAAGTTTGGCATGCAAACGGGGCATTTAAGAGATTTGGGTTAAAGGACATCAACACACAGAACCGTTCGCGGTCTGATATAAGCCGCTTTCGCAAAGTGTATGCTTCATTTGACCGGATTGTCGTCGGTTCTGAACATATGGCTGACATATTCAAGGAATCTTTCGACATAAAAGGTGATCCATTTCTTCGGTTTGGTGTGCCTTTAACTGATGCTTACAATGAGACGCGGGAAAGCAGCAATGATCTTAAAAGCAAATATCATCTGCCGGCGGAGAAAAAAATTATACTGTATGCGCCGACCTTTAGGGACCGACAGTTCGAAAGCTTTTCTCTGCCGTTTTCAGAAAAGCAGCTGCAGCATGAATTAAAAGAAGAATATTTACTTGCGGTAAAACTTCATCCTGTTATGAAGCAATCTGCTGAATTACCTGAAGATAGTGCGTGGATAAAAGATGTGTCAGCTCTCCCTCTTGCAGACCTTTTGAAAATGAGCGATCTGTTAATATCGGATTATTCTTCTGTCCCTTTTGAATTCGCATTGCTGGACAAACCCATTTTGTTTTATACGTATGATTTGGAGGATTACAACAGAACCCGCGGTTTAATTCGGAATTATGCAGAGGTGATCCCCGGGGTTCCTTGCTGTGATTCTGGAATGCTCTTGGACCAGCTGAAAGATATGGACAAGCTCCAATCAGAAGTAGAGCGCTTTTCACGTGAATGGAATGAATACTCTAGAGGGAATGCCAGTAAACAGCTTTTAAGCTATATAAACGAGAAATTATACTGA
- a CDS encoding ribitol-5-phosphate dehydrogenase — protein MINQTYRLVSARQFEVTYKDKVVHSDKVVIRPTHLSICAADQRYYTGSRGKEAMDKKLPMALIHEGIGKVMFDPTGTFKVGTRVVMVPNTPVEEHEVIAENYLRSSRFRSSGYDGFMQDYMFMAPDRLVELPDSINPHVAAFTELITIAVHALSRFERMAHKKRDTFGVWGDGNLGFIMTLLLKKKYPDSKVFIFGKTPYKLDHFSFVDAAYQINDIPEDVKIDHAFECVGGRGSESAIDQIIAQVHPEACVALLGVSEYPVEIETRMVLEKGITLIGSSRSGREDFARTVDFLAQYPEVVDYLETLVGGRFPVRSIEEITNAFEADLTSSWGKTVIEWDI, from the coding sequence ATGATTAATCAAACGTATCGTTTAGTTTCTGCCCGACAATTTGAAGTGACGTATAAAGATAAAGTTGTCCACTCAGATAAGGTCGTCATCCGGCCCACCCATTTATCCATCTGTGCTGCCGACCAGCGCTATTATACTGGTTCACGCGGCAAAGAAGCCATGGATAAAAAATTGCCGATGGCTCTCATCCATGAAGGAATCGGAAAAGTCATGTTTGATCCGACAGGCACATTTAAAGTCGGAACCCGGGTTGTTATGGTGCCGAATACACCGGTTGAAGAGCATGAGGTCATTGCGGAGAATTACCTGCGTTCCAGCAGGTTCCGTTCAAGCGGCTATGATGGATTTATGCAGGATTATATGTTCATGGCGCCGGATCGGCTCGTTGAACTTCCGGACAGCATTAATCCGCATGTCGCAGCTTTTACTGAGCTTATTACGATTGCAGTTCATGCGCTTTCCCGATTTGAGCGTATGGCGCATAAGAAGCGTGACACATTCGGTGTATGGGGAGACGGAAATCTCGGATTTATCATGACGCTTCTTCTGAAGAAGAAATATCCAGACAGCAAAGTGTTTATTTTCGGAAAAACGCCTTACAAGCTTGATCATTTTTCTTTTGTTGACGCAGCATATCAAATTAACGACATTCCTGAGGATGTCAAAATCGACCATGCCTTTGAATGTGTAGGCGGACGCGGCAGTGAAAGCGCAATTGATCAGATCATTGCCCAAGTTCATCCCGAAGCGTGTGTAGCGCTCTTAGGCGTGTCAGAATACCCTGTTGAAATTGAAACGAGAATGGTGCTTGAAAAAGGAATTACGCTGATCGGCAGCAGCCGCAGCGGACGCGAGGATTTTGCCCGTACTGTCGACTTTTTAGCTCAATACCCTGAAGTCGTTGATTATTTAGAAACATTAGTAGGCGGACGCTTCCCAGTACGCAGTATTGAGGAAATTACTAACGCGTTTGAAGCAGATTTGACTTCATCTTGGGGAAAAACTGTTATTGAATGGGACATTTAA
- the tagD gene encoding glycerol-3-phosphate cytidylyltransferase, translating to MKKVITYGTFDLFHYGHMKLLERARDLGDYLIVGLSTDEFNLQKQKKSHHSFEHRKFILETIDFVNEVIPEKNWEQKISDIQKYKIDTFVIGDDWEGKFDFLKEYCEVVYLPRTEGISTTQIKKDMASL from the coding sequence ATGAAGAAAGTGATAACGTACGGAACATTTGATTTATTTCACTACGGACATATGAAGCTGCTGGAAAGAGCAAGAGATCTGGGTGACTATTTAATTGTAGGATTATCTACAGATGAATTTAATCTTCAAAAACAAAAAAAATCGCATCATTCATTTGAACATCGAAAGTTCATTTTAGAAACGATCGATTTTGTTAACGAAGTCATTCCCGAAAAAAACTGGGAACAAAAAATCTCAGATATCCAAAAGTATAAAATCGACACATTTGTCATCGGCGATGACTGGGAAGGGAAGTTTGACTTCTTAAAGGAATATTGTGAGGTCGTTTACCTTCCAAGAACAGAAGGCATTTCAACTACCCAGATCAAAAAAGACATGGCTAGTTTATAG
- a CDS encoding CDP-glycerol glycerophosphotransferase family protein, translating into MDYGIYLIKVKVENENILFDLKCEKKDFYDHFFSRIENVVLATSNRHIDLLSNISLLSDEGIMKVVIPLDELKSCSDKTVFKLKLILDRDEIFIDILNQLNDTFKLVIDGSVLELAPQVDGNLIVNKTSLSESAFVIENVEMSANCTTFIGSHTFLFLNSTVKSINCYLENEATKEQLIIPKSSLVLSEDSSFEISLTLKDYPLYQGNWYFYTEVKVGKYQFAVKIKTDINTALQTKEMFTENGQLFVHNVFQTQNKELLIHISQFDEQLIQTKIHHLSIDNNDLHLNCKITPNEDEQIFIKQLVFLNRKTEDKHIIRLQEKDYNNGFLQVSVPLLTQRFFETDGIWDVYLEFDTNGLTVSQRLSFDSEIDKSTGKFISLPKTIYNSNGFIKRARMYATLDNNLAVLIKDSAIYGEISYIHHDGVDLIVKGSIEVLDKEFEIKNVFLANESEQKIHFINNLEKTSSCWHFESRLNIKKTDIEAMNHYFIFDFYISILVKDQEYAVKLKSNLDDILDKSQSHVYPEFVIKDIKPFSIQPKFNQLNELSFVFSSYINAECTDIISKNKEIEIHLAIEKKNLIYEKIYLKLKDKNSRSVLLEPSLKREQQDYKEFVFLLSKNEVESYGLEKQMQYDIGLCLLINNKYVESSIKIKDLKLINSKSTFKSGAIKINKSLFLSAFIDKRNALLKLEMRDIKATEKKSEKIRFLIAGLIAKVLKPFVNKPVWFVGENLGEVAQDNGFAFFEYCVRNKNQEKYYYVSKKDNKNPDNISKYPKNILTYDSFKHLVFYHLSKYLIVSHGIRDVIPSVIHNKMSENPKEVIYLQHGIIAMKKLSFNRKSYNSKIRKFVVSSDHEKHILVKEMNFKKDQIMVTGLSRFDTLIDNSKMVNSKQILLIPTWREWIDDFTSSEFYLNYSGFLNNKKLHKLLEDKNIILKFFMHIELQKKYSNYFKDLHKNIKLVKVGEESVKSLVSESSLMITDYSSVAFDFNYLEKPVVFYQFDLPDYLHYRGSYVNLKTDLFGQTAYTDESLLEIVQKQIENDFKYEKKYKVKSKKFYKYQDKQNSERIYNQIKMLK; encoded by the coding sequence ATGGACTACGGCATATATTTAATAAAGGTGAAAGTTGAAAATGAAAATATCTTATTTGATCTGAAGTGTGAAAAAAAAGATTTTTATGATCACTTTTTCAGTAGGATAGAGAATGTTGTTCTTGCAACTTCTAACAGGCATATAGATCTCTTATCGAACATCTCTTTACTTAGCGATGAAGGCATTATGAAAGTTGTTATCCCATTAGATGAGCTTAAGTCTTGTTCTGATAAAACAGTTTTTAAATTAAAACTTATTTTAGATAGAGATGAAATTTTTATTGATATCCTAAATCAGTTAAATGATACTTTTAAACTGGTTATTGACGGGTCTGTGCTAGAGTTGGCTCCTCAAGTGGATGGAAATTTAATCGTAAATAAAACAAGCCTTTCCGAATCGGCTTTTGTAATAGAAAATGTCGAAATGTCAGCAAATTGCACGACTTTTATTGGATCTCATACATTTTTATTTTTAAATAGCACAGTCAAATCCATAAATTGTTATTTAGAAAACGAAGCAACAAAAGAACAATTAATAATACCGAAGAGCTCTTTAGTACTTTCAGAAGACTCAAGTTTTGAAATATCCTTAACACTGAAGGATTATCCTTTATATCAAGGGAATTGGTATTTTTATACTGAAGTTAAGGTAGGTAAATATCAGTTTGCAGTTAAAATAAAAACTGATATTAATACTGCATTACAAACAAAAGAGATGTTTACTGAAAATGGCCAACTCTTTGTTCATAATGTTTTCCAGACTCAAAATAAAGAATTGCTAATTCACATTTCTCAATTTGATGAACAGTTAATTCAGACTAAAATTCATCATTTAAGCATCGATAATAATGATCTTCATTTAAATTGTAAGATTACCCCAAATGAAGACGAACAGATTTTTATTAAACAGTTAGTTTTTCTCAATAGAAAAACTGAAGATAAGCACATAATTCGTCTGCAGGAAAAAGATTATAATAACGGCTTTTTACAGGTAAGTGTTCCTTTATTAACACAACGCTTTTTTGAAACTGATGGAATATGGGATGTTTATCTAGAGTTCGATACAAATGGATTAACAGTAAGTCAAAGATTATCATTTGATTCAGAAATTGATAAATCTACGGGTAAATTTATCAGTCTGCCAAAAACCATTTACAATTCTAATGGATTCATAAAAAGAGCACGTATGTATGCTACTTTAGATAACAACTTAGCGGTTCTAATAAAAGATTCAGCAATTTATGGAGAAATATCTTATATACATCATGATGGTGTTGATTTAATAGTTAAAGGTTCTATAGAGGTTTTAGATAAGGAATTTGAAATTAAAAACGTTTTTTTAGCTAATGAAAGTGAGCAGAAAATTCATTTTATTAATAACCTAGAAAAAACTTCTTCTTGTTGGCATTTTGAGAGCAGGCTTAACATAAAGAAAACAGATATAGAGGCAATGAATCATTATTTTATTTTTGATTTTTATATTTCAATTCTTGTAAAGGATCAAGAATATGCTGTAAAACTGAAGTCGAACTTAGACGATATTTTAGACAAATCACAATCTCATGTTTATCCGGAGTTTGTAATTAAAGATATAAAACCGTTCTCAATACAGCCCAAATTTAATCAATTAAATGAATTATCATTTGTTTTTTCTTCATATATTAACGCTGAATGCACAGATATAATCAGCAAAAATAAAGAAATAGAAATTCATTTGGCTATTGAAAAAAAGAATTTGATATACGAAAAAATATATTTGAAGTTAAAAGATAAGAATAGCCGCTCTGTTCTGCTTGAACCTTCGTTAAAACGGGAGCAGCAAGACTATAAAGAATTTGTGTTTTTATTAAGTAAAAACGAAGTTGAAAGTTATGGCTTGGAAAAACAAATGCAATACGATATCGGTCTGTGTTTATTAATTAATAATAAGTATGTTGAGTCATCAATAAAAATAAAAGATTTAAAACTAATAAATAGTAAGTCAACATTTAAATCTGGTGCAATTAAAATTAATAAGTCTCTCTTTTTGTCTGCTTTTATTGATAAAAGAAACGCTCTTTTAAAGCTAGAAATGAGAGATATAAAGGCTACTGAAAAGAAATCGGAAAAAATAAGGTTTCTAATTGCAGGACTAATTGCAAAAGTTTTAAAACCTTTTGTTAATAAACCAGTGTGGTTTGTTGGAGAGAATTTAGGAGAAGTCGCGCAGGATAATGGGTTTGCATTTTTTGAATACTGTGTTCGAAATAAAAATCAAGAAAAATACTATTATGTAAGTAAGAAAGATAATAAAAATCCTGATAACATTTCGAAATATCCGAAAAACATTTTAACCTATGACAGCTTTAAACATCTCGTATTTTATCATTTAAGTAAATATTTAATTGTAAGTCATGGTATAAGAGATGTTATTCCCAGTGTCATTCATAATAAAATGAGTGAAAACCCAAAAGAAGTCATCTATTTGCAGCATGGCATAATTGCAATGAAAAAATTGAGCTTTAATAGAAAATCATATAACAGTAAAATTAGAAAGTTTGTCGTTTCATCTGATCACGAAAAGCACATTTTAGTAAAGGAAATGAATTTTAAAAAAGATCAAATAATGGTTACAGGACTATCGAGATTTGATACATTGATTGACAACAGTAAAATGGTGAATTCCAAACAAATACTCCTTATTCCGACTTGGAGAGAGTGGATTGATGACTTTACAAGTTCCGAATTCTATCTCAATTACAGTGGATTTTTAAATAATAAGAAATTGCATAAACTTTTAGAAGACAAGAATATTATATTGAAGTTTTTTATGCATATAGAACTGCAGAAAAAATATAGTAATTATTTTAAAGATCTGCATAAAAACATAAAATTAGTAAAAGTCGGAGAAGAGAGCGTTAAAAGTCTTGTAAGTGAAAGCTCTTTAATGATAACGGATTATTCAAGCGTAGCTTTTGATTTTAATTATCTGGAAAAGCCTGTTGTCTTCTATCAATTTGATTTACCTGACTATTTACATTACAGAGGGTCTTATGTCAATTTAAAAACAGATCTATTCGGTCAAACAGCTTATACAGATGAAAGCTTATTGGAAATCGTTCAAAAGCAAATTGAAAATGATTTTAAGTATGAGAAAAAATATAAAGTGAAATCAAAGAAATTCTATAAGTATCAGGATAAACAAAATTCAGAACGTATTTATAACCAAATAAAAATGCTTAAATAG
- a CDS encoding CDP-glycerol glycerophosphotransferase family protein: MKSFILKKCRSSLIRVYSVLFKIFALLPRNNKLILFESYSGKQFSCNPRAIYEYLQENKDQYDYKLIWSIDKRYLSALDGVDAPYIKRFSLKWTWYMATAKYWITNSRLPLWIPKPKNTLYIQTWHGTPLKKLANDMDEVHMPGTTTEKYKQNFLQEANKWDFLISPNAYSTEIFKRAFQFKKQILETGYPRNDYLFSPKTNDEKNDIKQKLGMDINKKVILYAPTWRDNLYHKKGAYKFDIHLNLKKLKEHLGEEYVVILRMHYLVADVIDLEGLENFAYDLSMYKDIRELYFVSDILITDYSSVFFDFGSLKKPIIFFVPDIDIYRDKLRGFYYNFESEAPGPLLMTTEEVIKSVDDVGNFAYSTNDKYQKFHSKFCYLEAGESTKRVVKTLFG, encoded by the coding sequence ATGAAATCTTTTATTTTAAAAAAATGCAGAAGTTCATTAATTAGGGTCTATTCAGTCCTTTTTAAGATTTTTGCTCTTCTGCCAAGAAACAACAAACTCATTTTATTTGAAAGCTATTCTGGAAAACAGTTTAGCTGCAACCCCCGAGCAATCTACGAATATTTACAGGAAAATAAAGATCAATATGATTATAAATTGATATGGAGTATTGATAAACGGTATTTATCGGCATTAGACGGCGTTGATGCTCCATATATCAAAAGGTTTTCTCTTAAGTGGACTTGGTACATGGCTACAGCGAAATATTGGATTACAAACAGCCGGCTTCCTTTATGGATTCCAAAACCCAAAAACACACTGTATATACAAACGTGGCACGGCACTCCGTTAAAAAAACTTGCCAATGATATGGACGAAGTGCACATGCCCGGAACGACAACTGAAAAGTATAAACAGAATTTTCTGCAGGAAGCAAATAAATGGGATTTTTTAATTTCTCCTAATGCCTATTCGACTGAAATTTTTAAACGAGCATTTCAATTTAAAAAACAAATCTTAGAAACTGGTTATCCGAGAAATGATTATTTATTTTCGCCAAAAACAAATGACGAGAAAAATGATATAAAACAAAAGCTTGGTATGGATATAAATAAAAAAGTTATTTTATATGCGCCTACTTGGCGGGATAATTTATATCATAAAAAAGGCGCTTATAAGTTCGATATACATTTGAATTTGAAAAAACTAAAAGAACATCTAGGTGAAGAATATGTTGTCATACTTCGAATGCATTATTTAGTAGCTGATGTTATTGACTTAGAGGGCTTAGAAAACTTTGCATATGACCTGTCTATGTATAAGGATATCCGTGAACTATATTTTGTTTCAGATATCTTAATTACTGATTACTCTTCTGTATTTTTTGATTTTGGGTCACTTAAGAAACCTATTATCTTTTTTGTTCCCGATATTGATATATACAGAGATAAATTAAGAGGGTTTTATTATAATTTTGAAAGTGAAGCTCCTGGACCGTTATTGATGACCACAGAGGAAGTTATTAAATCTGTTGATGATGTGGGAAATTTCGCTTACAGTACTAACGATAAATATCAGAAATTTCATAGCAAGTTTTGTTATTTAGAAGCAGGCGAGTCAACAAAGAGAGTTGTAAAAACGCTTTTTGGATAA